In a single window of the Oncorhynchus tshawytscha isolate Ot180627B unplaced genomic scaffold, Otsh_v2.0 Un_contig_11018_pilon_pilon, whole genome shotgun sequence genome:
- the LOC112240303 gene encoding zinc finger protein 135-like produces the protein MSSLSYSPPAKEDGVVKEENEEEAVTVKQEVEDEAVRVKEEDVSMKEEKEDTAVSVKEEITVTLEEEEDVFGVKEEGEITVTLEEEEEQNGYLINSRERPDSHFDSGKSRSGESEMAKQLRPHHCSQCGKRFTRLGNLKEHERTHTAEKPCNCSQCGKDFTQSGNKKDHEKKNTFSREAFPMLPVWNEIYRIKNLKLHQRTHRREKPFQCSQCGKRFTELGCLKNMRGYTQEKSPTHALSVITVTLEEEEEEEVGDLINTPGERPDSHNRKSPSDPETTKPSKPHHCSQCGKSFTWLGNLKSHKRTHTGDKPFNCSQCGKSFTQLGNLKSHEMTHTGEKPFHCSQCGKGFRHAGNLKVHERRHTGEKPYKCSQCEIKCSSSGDLRKHERTHSIKRPFQCSQCGKSFTQLGNLQKHERTHTGKKPYHCSDCGKRFTQIGDLKSHELTHTGDKPFQCSQCGKSFPG, from the exons atgagttcactaagctATTCCCCCCCTGCTAAAGAAGACGGGGTCGTGAAAGAGGAGAACGAAGAAGAGGCTGTCACGGTTAAACAAGAAGTCGAGGATGAGGCTGTTAGAGTGAAAGAAGAAGACGTTTCaatgaaagaagagaaagaggataCTGCTGTTTCAGTGAAGGAggagattactgtcacattggaggaagaggaagacgtttttggagtgaaggaggagggggagatcaCTGTCAcattggaggaggaagaagagcagAATGGATATCTGATTAACAGCA gagagagaccagactctcACTTTGACAGCGGGAAGAGTCGTTCAGGGGAATCAGAGATGGCAAAACAATTAAGACCACACCACTGTTCCCAGTGCGGGAAAAGATTCACCCGGTTAGGGAACCTGAAAGaacatgagaggacacacacggCAGAGAAGCCTTGTaactgctctcagtgtggaaaggATTTTACCCAGTCAGGGAACAAGAAAGACCATGAAAAAAAGAACACATTCAGCAGAGAAGCCTttccaatgctcccagtgtggaatgAGATTTACCGGATTAAAAACCTTAAACTTCATCAAAGAACACACAGAAGAGAGAAGCCTTTCCaatgctctcagtgtggaaagagatttACCGAGTTAGGGTGCCTGAAAAACATGAGAGGATACACACAAGAGAAAAGCCCTACCCATGCTCTCAGTGTG attactgtcacattggaggaggaggaagaggaggaggttggAGATCTGATTAACACCC CAGGTGAAAGACCAGACTCTCACAACAGGAAGAGTCCTTCAGACCCAGAGACAACCAAACCCTCAAAACCACATcattgctcccagtgtggaaagagttttacctggTTAGGGAATCTGAAATCACataagcgcacacacacaggagataagCCTTTcaactgctcccagtgtggaaaaagTTTTACCCAGTTAGGGAACTTGAAATCACATGAgatgacacacacaggagagaaacctttccactgctcccagtgtggaaaggggTTTAGACACGCAGGGAACCTGAAAGTGCATGAAAGAcgacacactggagagaagccataTAAATGCTCACAGTGTGAAATAAAATGTTCCTCATCCGGGGACCTGAGAAAACATGAGAGAACACACTCTATAAAGAGGCCTTTCCaatgctctcagtgtggaaagagttttacccagtTAGGGAATCTACAAAAGCATGAGAGAACGCACACAGGGAAGAAGCCCTACCATTGCTCAGACTGTGGAAAGAGATTTACCCAGATTGGGGACCTGAAATCACATGaactgacacacacaggagataagcctttccaatgctcccagtgtggaaaaagTTTCCCCGGTTAG
- the LOC121845810 gene encoding gastrula zinc finger protein XlCGF17.1-like isoform X1, whose translation MNSLNYSLPAKEEDVCWTEKQGMWLNIVVKEEEEEKDVTVKGDEEASRVKAEDQEEITVTTKEEDEEEEYETGDLINTTERPDSAEEPETSEPARRHHCSYCGKSFNQLGDLKKHERIHTGEKPHKCSQCGQCFTWLQNLKQHQIIHTGEKPYQCSQCEKAFTRLAHLKEHKIVHTGEKPFHCSQCEKRFTKLGILKQHEKTHTEEKPYHCSQCGKRFSLAKYLKEHEKIHTGEKPGEKLFLCSLCGKSFTQSTHLKSHTRTHTGEKPYQCSVCGKSFSQSSCLKKHKRIHTGEKPYHCSLCGKNFTRLDYLKSHNRTHTVVKPLHTVEMPLNTGEKSSL comes from the exons ATGAACTCACTAAACTACTCTCTCCCTGCAAAAGAAGAGGACGTCTGCTGGACCGAGAAACAGGGTATGTGGCTTAATATTGtcgtgaaagaagaggaggaagagaaggatgtcACGGTGAAAGGCGATGAAGAAGCTTCCAGAGTGAAAGCTGAGGATCAGGAAGAGATTACTGTCACAACgaaagaggaggacgaggaagaaGAGTATGAGACTGGAGATCTGATTAACACAA CAGAGAGACCAGACTCAGCAGAGGAACCGGAGACTTCCGAACCAGCAAGACGACATCACTGTTCCTACTGTGGAAAGAGCTTTAACCAGTTAGGGGACCTAAAGAAACATGAGAGgatacatacaggagagaagcctcacAAATGCTCCCAGTGTGGACAGTGTTTTACCTGGTTacagaatctaaaacaacatcaaataatacacacaggtgagAAGCCTTACCAATGCTCTCAGTGTGAAAAGGCTTTTACCCGGTTAGCACATCTGAAAGAACATAAAATAGTACACACGGGAGAAAAACCTTTCCACTGCTCTCAGTGTGAAAAGCGATTTACCAAGTTAGGGATCCTAAAACAGCATGAGAAGACGCACACAGAAGAAAAGCCCTACcattgctcccagtgtggaaaaagATTTTCCTTAGCAAAGTACCTGAAAGAGCATGAAAAAATACATACAGGAGAAAAACCTGGAGAGAAGCTTTTCCTCTGCTCCCTGTGcggaaagagttttacccagtCAACCCACCTGAAATCCCACACAAGAACGCACACGGGGGAGAAGCCTTATCAATGCTCCGTTTGTGGAAAGAGTTTTTCTCAATCAAGTTGTCTCAAAAAACACAAGAGAATACACaccggagagaagccttaccactgctccctgTGCGGAAAGAATTTTACCCGGTTAGATTACCTGAAATCacataacagaacacacacagttgTGAAGCCTTTACACACAGTAGAGATGCCTTTAAACACAGGAGAGaagtcatcattgtaa
- the LOC121845810 gene encoding gastrula zinc finger protein XlCGF17.1-like isoform X2 produces MNSLNYSLPAKEEDVCWTEKQGMWLNIVVKEEEEEKDVTVKGDEEASRVKAEDQEEITVTTKEEDEEEEYETGDLINTKRPDSAEEPETSEPARRHHCSYCGKSFNQLGDLKKHERIHTGEKPHKCSQCGQCFTWLQNLKQHQIIHTGEKPYQCSQCEKAFTRLAHLKEHKIVHTGEKPFHCSQCEKRFTKLGILKQHEKTHTEEKPYHCSQCGKRFSLAKYLKEHEKIHTGEKPGEKLFLCSLCGKSFTQSTHLKSHTRTHTGEKPYQCSVCGKSFSQSSCLKKHKRIHTGEKPYHCSLCGKNFTRLDYLKSHNRTHTVVKPLHTVEMPLNTGEKSSL; encoded by the exons ATGAACTCACTAAACTACTCTCTCCCTGCAAAAGAAGAGGACGTCTGCTGGACCGAGAAACAGGGTATGTGGCTTAATATTGtcgtgaaagaagaggaggaagagaaggatgtcACGGTGAAAGGCGATGAAGAAGCTTCCAGAGTGAAAGCTGAGGATCAGGAAGAGATTACTGTCACAACgaaagaggaggacgaggaagaaGAGTATGAGACTGGAGATCTGATTAACACAA AGAGACCAGACTCAGCAGAGGAACCGGAGACTTCCGAACCAGCAAGACGACATCACTGTTCCTACTGTGGAAAGAGCTTTAACCAGTTAGGGGACCTAAAGAAACATGAGAGgatacatacaggagagaagcctcacAAATGCTCCCAGTGTGGACAGTGTTTTACCTGGTTacagaatctaaaacaacatcaaataatacacacaggtgagAAGCCTTACCAATGCTCTCAGTGTGAAAAGGCTTTTACCCGGTTAGCACATCTGAAAGAACATAAAATAGTACACACGGGAGAAAAACCTTTCCACTGCTCTCAGTGTGAAAAGCGATTTACCAAGTTAGGGATCCTAAAACAGCATGAGAAGACGCACACAGAAGAAAAGCCCTACcattgctcccagtgtggaaaaagATTTTCCTTAGCAAAGTACCTGAAAGAGCATGAAAAAATACATACAGGAGAAAAACCTGGAGAGAAGCTTTTCCTCTGCTCCCTGTGcggaaagagttttacccagtCAACCCACCTGAAATCCCACACAAGAACGCACACGGGGGAGAAGCCTTATCAATGCTCCGTTTGTGGAAAGAGTTTTTCTCAATCAAGTTGTCTCAAAAAACACAAGAGAATACACaccggagagaagccttaccactgctccctgTGCGGAAAGAATTTTACCCGGTTAGATTACCTGAAATCacataacagaacacacacagttgTGAAGCCTTTACACACAGTAGAGATGCCTTTAAACACAGGAGAGaagtcatcattgtaa